Below is a genomic region from Parageobacillus toebii NBRC 107807.
TGAATATGAAAGAGCCGCTGCAATTTTCGATTTTTCCGTCCCTTTTATTACTTCTTACACTATTTCGGTTAGGGTTAAACGTTTCTACGACACGTTCGATTTTAAGTAAAGGAGAAGCAGGCGGGGTTGTGGAAACGTTTGGTACGTTTGTTGTTGGCGGCAATGTGGTCGTCGGCTTCGTTGTGTTTTTGATTTTAATTATTATCCAGTTTGTCGTCATTACAAAAGGCGCTGAACGTGTATCAGAAGTAGCGGCACGCTTTACGCTCGATGCGATGCCTGGGAAACAAATGAGCATTGACGCTGATTTAAATGCAGGAATGATTTCGGAACAAGAAGCGCGGCAGCGCCGTGAAAAAATTGCTCAGGAAGCGGACTTTTATGGGGCGATGGATGGAGCGAGCAAATTTGTAAAAGGCGATGCTATTGCCGGGATGATTATTGTCGTCGTTAATATGCTTTTTGGCATGGTGATTGGCGTTGTTCAGCAGGGGCTTGATGTTTCTGAGGCGGCACAGCGCTACACGTTATTAACCGTTGGGGATGGAATTGTTAGTCAAATTCCAGCATTATTAATTTCAACAGCTACGGGAATTGTCGTGACAAGAGCCGCATCCGATAGCAATCTCGGCGGCGACATTATGAAGCAGTTGTTTGCGTTTCCAAAAATGTTATATGTGACGGCGGGAACGATTTTCTTGTTAGGCCTGTTCACACCGATTAATGATGTGCTTACGATTCCGATTGCCGGTCTGCTTGCGCTTGGCGGATATCGTTTTTCCACACAGACGGCCCGTCAAGAAGCAGCGCCTTCGCAAGAAGAAACGAAAGAAACGGAAATGGACGAATTAAAAAGTCCGGAAAGTGTTATTAGCCTACTGAATGTGGATCCGATTGAGTTTGAGTTTGGTTATGCCCTTATTCCGCTTGCCGATGCGAATCAAGGCGGGGATCTGCTTGATCGGATTGTCATGATTCGCCGGCAGCTAGCCCTAGAGCTAGGGTTAGTCATTCCAGTTGTTCGTATACGTGATAATATTCAACTTCAGCCAAATGAGTATCGTTTAAAAATTAAAGGGAATGAAGTGGCGCGCGGTGAACTGCTCTTAGATCATTATTTAGCGATGAGCCCAGGAATCGAAGATGATTCCATTGAGGGAATTGACACTGTGGAGCCGGCATTTGGACTTCCTGCCAAATGGATTTCCGAAGATATGAAAGATCGGGCGGAAATGTTGGGCTATACGGTCGTTGATCCGCCGTCTGTCGTTTCTACACATATTACAGAAGTGTTAAAAGCCCATGCTTATGAATTGTTAGGGCGTCAGGAAACGAAGCAGCTTATCGATCATTTGAAAGAATCGTATCCGGTATTAGTGGAAGAAGTGACGCCAAATCCGCTTTCGATCGGTGAAGTGCAAAAAGTACTAGCGAAACTATTAAAAGAAAAAGTATCGATTCGCAATTTGCCGCTCATTTTTGAAACGCTGGCAGATTTTGCCCGCATGACAACGGATACAGACATATTAACCGAATATGTGAGGCAAGCGTTAGCAAGGCAAATTACGAATCAATATGTCATTCCGGGAGAGCCGTTAAAAGTAATTACATTATCAGGAAAAGTAGAAAAAACGATTGCCGATGCGGTACAACAGACTGAACATGGAAGCTATCTATCGCTGGATCCGGAAAGGTCGCAGTCGATTATTGAAGCGATTGCCGCACAGCTTGAACAGCATCCGTTTGCGAATCAGACGCCGATTTTGCTTTGTTCCCCTGCTGTTCGTATGTATGTGCGGCAATTGACGGAACGATATTTTCCAAACTTGCCGATTTTATCTTACAACGAGCTTGAAGCAAATGTGGAAGTTCAAAGCGTTGGGATGGTGGATATAGCATGAAAGTAAAGAAATTTGTTGCACCGTCGATGCCGGAAGCAATGAAAATGATTCGTGCGGAACTTGGGAGCGATGCGGTGATTTTAAATTCAAAAGTGGTTCGTAAAGGCGGATTTTTGGGGTTATTTACAAAAAAAAATATCGAGGTGATTGCCGCTGTCGACTCGCAGCCTGTTCGCCAAAGATTAGAAAGAAAAAAAGAAACGGCTCCGTTTCTTGCCGAGAAAAAACAGAACAAAGATGCGGAGTTGCTTCATGAACTAAAAGAGTTAAAAACGATGTTAAAACAGCTCTCGACAAACGTCACCACCGGCTTTTCCCATTATCCGAAACCGCTTAGAGAAGTGCATTACCGGCTAGTAAGACAAGAAATTTCTGCTCCGCTTGCGCAAGAAATCATGGCTGATTTGCTTGAGAAATGGTATAAAAGTGGCGGAAAAGCGGCAGAAAAGCAGGTGTTTGCCTGGGCCAAAGAAATCGTGAAGGAAAAATTGTCGCCGCTTCCGTTCGGCGGAATTTCCTTTCAGAAAAAATATATTAATGTTGTTGGGCCAACAGGGGTAGGAAAAACGACGACATTAGCCAAAATTGCGGCGCGCTGCGTTTTGGAGCATGGAAAAAACATTGCATTTATTACGACAGACACGTATCGGATTGCAGCCATCGATCAACTGAAAACGTATGCCAACATTTTAAATGTACCTCTTGAAGTTTGTTATAATTTGCAAGATTTTCACGAAGCAAAGAAAAAACTGTCCGATCGCGATGTAGTATTTATTGATACAGCGGGACGAAATTTCCGTCATTTACAATATGTAAAAGATTTGCGAAATATGATCGATTTTAATGAAGAAATGGAAACGTTTCTCGTATTTGCGCTAACGGCAAAATACGAGGATATGAA
It encodes:
- the flhA gene encoding flagellar biosynthesis protein FlhA, with the protein product MQARDLSVLLMVVLIVAMLIIPLPSWLLSVLIIINISLALLVLLTAMNMKEPLQFSIFPSLLLLLTLFRLGLNVSTTRSILSKGEAGGVVETFGTFVVGGNVVVGFVVFLILIIIQFVVITKGAERVSEVAARFTLDAMPGKQMSIDADLNAGMISEQEARQRREKIAQEADFYGAMDGASKFVKGDAIAGMIIVVVNMLFGMVIGVVQQGLDVSEAAQRYTLLTVGDGIVSQIPALLISTATGIVVTRAASDSNLGGDIMKQLFAFPKMLYVTAGTIFLLGLFTPINDVLTIPIAGLLALGGYRFSTQTARQEAAPSQEETKETEMDELKSPESVISLLNVDPIEFEFGYALIPLADANQGGDLLDRIVMIRRQLALELGLVIPVVRIRDNIQLQPNEYRLKIKGNEVARGELLLDHYLAMSPGIEDDSIEGIDTVEPAFGLPAKWISEDMKDRAEMLGYTVVDPPSVVSTHITEVLKAHAYELLGRQETKQLIDHLKESYPVLVEEVTPNPLSIGEVQKVLAKLLKEKVSIRNLPLIFETLADFARMTTDTDILTEYVRQALARQITNQYVIPGEPLKVITLSGKVEKTIADAVQQTEHGSYLSLDPERSQSIIEAIAAQLEQHPFANQTPILLCSPAVRMYVRQLTERYFPNLPILSYNELEANVEVQSVGMVDIA
- the flhF gene encoding flagellar biosynthesis protein FlhF → MKVKKFVAPSMPEAMKMIRAELGSDAVILNSKVVRKGGFLGLFTKKNIEVIAAVDSQPVRQRLERKKETAPFLAEKKQNKDAELLHELKELKTMLKQLSTNVTTGFSHYPKPLREVHYRLVRQEISAPLAQEIMADLLEKWYKSGGKAAEKQVFAWAKEIVKEKLSPLPFGGISFQKKYINVVGPTGVGKTTTLAKIAARCVLEHGKNIAFITTDTYRIAAIDQLKTYANILNVPLEVCYNLQDFHEAKKKLSDRDVVFIDTAGRNFRHLQYVKDLRNMIDFNEEMETFLVFALTAKYEDMKTIYEQFSLIPIDRFIFTKLDETTHYGAMFNLMMEYKVGAAYLTNGQNVPDDMMEASVEQMMNMLFGVERT